A region of the Chelatococcus sp. YT9 genome:
CGGCTTGCCATCCTCGTAGAGCTTGCGCAGCTTTCTCAGATAGCCCTCTGAGAAGTCCTCTCGGCCGCTGCATGCATAGGCGATCGTCCTGTCGAGTTCGACGCCGCCCATCAGGAAATACATCGTGATCGGCTGGACGTAGGTCGGGTCGCCATTCTCGCCCTGTTCGTAGCGAGCGCCGGCAAGCCACGCCACATGGCCGTCGCCAGTAGCGTCAATGACGCAGTCGGCGATGATTTCGTTGCCGAAATTGGCCTTCACGCCGGCAACACGTCCGTTTTCCCGCAGCACTGCCGTAACCTTCGTGTGGTATTCGATGGCAACACCTGCCTCACGGCACATCTTGTCGATGACAACCTTCATGATCTCGGGGTCGAAGCTGACCCGGATAGTCGCCTTGCCCGGGGTACCGTAAGCGCCGCCGGCATCGATCAGCCGATCGATCATTTCCTGGGCGATCCCCTGCACCACCTGGTCCCCGGCATGGGACGTTTCCATCTCGACGAGCGTTTCCTGGTCCCGCCACGGCTGGTGCCTCAAGGAGACTATTCCTGGGACGAGGCCGCCGGTCATGGTGCCGCCGAGATAGCTTGATTGCTCGAGGAGCGAGACATTTGCTCCCGCCCGTGCTGCAGCAATAGCGGCGGCGAAGCCGCTCGTTCCTCCGCCCACCACAACCACTTTCGCCATAACTTCGCTCCCTTGAATCCTGTCGGATCGTGCCGACGGCTCTTTCCTGAAATTACAAATATGTAAATCAATGTGACATCCTTGACAAAAACGCAAGGGGGGCATAGACGTGTGATGGCTGCTGTCGCAGTTAAGACCCGGTCAAGAGGGCGAATGGGAGGGAGAATGCGCGATGCAGCACGCCCGGTGTCCTGATCCACCCAAGCGCGTGTCAGGGAAAAATAGGACATGATCGCGGAGATCGCCCGACGGATCGACATCGGGCCTCTGAGGCGCGATGCTTCGCTGCTCGATCGCCAGCGGCGGCCTCAGACACGCCACGGTTTCTACGTCCTGCTACTTCTGCCGGCGCTGCTGCTTCTCGTCGCCCTGCTGGCGACGCCAGCCGTCTATATCGTCTGGCTCAGCTTCCAGAAATCGACCCTTGGCCAAGAGCCCGCTTTCGTGGGCCTCGCCAATTACGGGGCGCTTATTGCCGATAGCGCCTTCTGGCGCGCGGTCTGGAATACGTTCGCCGTCGTCAACGTGATTGTCTATGGCGAGCTCGCATTCGGGCTCGCGGTAGCCGTTCTGTTGAGACGGGTCGAGATCGGCCGCAAGTTGATCATCGCAGCGATCATCGCGCCCTATGCGATCACCGAGAGCAGCGGCATCGTCATGTGGCGGTTCATGATGGAGCCCGATGTTGGAATAGCGTCCAGGCTCCTGGATGGGCTTGGTCTGGTCTTGCCGTGGGATTCGGAGCCCTGGGCCGGGCTCGCGCTTGCCTGCCTGATCGCGATCTGGCACCACATGCCCTTCACCTTCCTCATTCTTTACGCGGCGCTATTGAGCGTTCCGAAGGAGACGCAGGAGGCGGCGGCCATCGACGGCGCCACGGCCTGGCAACGCTTCTGGCGGGTCGAGGTGCCGATCATCATGCCCGCCATCCTGGTCGCGATCCTGTTTCGCTACATCTTCGCCATCAGGCTGTTTGGTGAGGTATGGCTGCTGACACGTGGCGGTCCTGCACGGCTGACTGAGGTTCTGGCGATTTATCTCTACCGGGAAACTTTCCAGTATCGGAACTTTGGTTTGGCATCCGCCGCTGGTGTATGCATGCTTTTGCTATCTCTTTTGATAGCTCTGCCCTATCTCTACAGGATGGCAAAAGAGGTGCGCCGTGGTGCATGACGCCCGCCTGTCGACCCGAGTACTACGCGCGGCCGGCATTCTTGCAGTGCTGACCTGGAGTTTAGCGCCGATCCTGCTTGTCGTGACGTCAGCCTTTAAGGAGCCGCGCCAGATCTTCGAGGTTCCTTTCCGGGTGTTCTTCATACCAACCGCCGAGAACTTCGAGACCCTTGCTCGTCTCAATCCCGAGTTCTTCTCCGGCCTACGAAACAGCCTCATCGTCACAGTATTTACAGTGCTCCTGACCCTCTGCGCGTCTTTTGGCGCCGGCTATGTCTACGCAAGGACAAAGGAGACTGCTTACAAAGTCTCCGCAGTCTTCATGCTGGTCGTCAGGATGTTGCCGCCGATCGTCGTAACGGTCCCGCTGTTTCCGGTCGTCAATTGGCTGGCGCTGAATGACAGTCACCTCATTCTGATCCTTCTCTATGCGGCATTCTATGTCAGCCTCGGTGCCTGGATGATGCGCTCGTTCGTGGCGCAGATCCCGATCGAGCTCGAGGAAGCCGCGGCTATCGACGGTGCGACCCTCTGGCAGGTCCTGCGGCTGGTCGTCCTGCCTCTCGCGGCGCAGGGGCTCGTGGCTCTGACGCTCTTTGTCGTCGTCTTCGCGTGGAATGAATATGTCTTCGCCATGATCTTCACCATGAACAATGCGCGCACCGCGCCTGTAGTGATCGGCGAGATGTTGAGCACCGCCGAGGGCGTGCAATGGGGTGCCGTCTTCGCGGCAGCCACAATCCAGCTTGTGCCCGTCGTGTTGATCGTGCTCGCCCTTCAGCGTTTCCTCATCGCCGGCCTTACAGCGGGTGCCGTCAAGAGCTGACAAGGGCCGTCTTTGCGTCGATTCCACGTTCCGGACCAGAAAATAAATGTTCAACCCTGCGACGCCGAGAACATTGGTCCATTACCGCCAGTCTAAACGGCCCAAGCGCGCGTCAACCGACCTCTGACGATGGATAGCGTCCGATCGGCGCGATAAAGTTTCGGCCCCGTGGTCCCGCGAAAGCATTTTCGAGGATCAACCGCCAATCGGCGGCACCGATGCCCAGCTCAGCGGGGGACCTCGGCACGCCCAGTTCGCTCAAAACATGGCGGAGCTTGACTGGCGCATCGTCCAGAGTGCCGAAAATTGCTGCCAACGCCGCGTCGCAAGATGAATCGATGCCGGCTGCGGCCATCATGACCTCCGGTAAGCAGAACGAGCATGCGATACCATGAGGAACCCCGTGACCTAGCGTGATGGGGTAGGAGATGTTGTGGGCAAGCGCGGTCTTCGTGTTGGAGAACGCAAGGCCCGCCTGGGTCGCGCCATGGGCGAGGAGCGTGCGCGCTTGGGCGTCGGTGATGTCGTTCTGGAGGCGGGGAAGCGCGGTCAGAATGGCGTGCGCGGCCTCGATGGCGAAGGTGCGTGTCACCGGATTGGCATTGACGTTCCAGATGCTTTCGAGCGCGTGCGACAGGGCGTCGAGGCCGCTCGCCAGCGTGAGCCCCCAGGGCAGAGACGCAGTGATCACCGGATCCACCAAGGCCGCTTGCGCGAATAGATCCGACCGCGCCAGCGAAAGTTTGCGATCGGCTTCTGGATCCCAGATCGTGGCCCACGGGGTGAGATCGCTTCCCGTCCCGGCGGTAGTCGGGATTGCTATGAGTGGCAAAGATGGAATCTCCATGGAGCTGCCGGTCTCCAGGTAATTGCGCACGGGGTCGAATCGCATGTGGCCAGCGGCGAGAAACTTTGCGGAGTCGATGACCGAGCCGCCACCCAGCGCCACGATGACCTCGATCGCCCCATCCAGCGGCGCGAGTCGCTGGCAAATTCCCCGCAACAGCGTCAGGGAAGGGTTCGGGGTGACTGTGTCCACGACGCCCCGGGGGTCGCCTGCCTGCTCCGCCACCCTGGCGCGCCAGGGCAATATCGGTCCGTCCGGATGGGTGACGAGGAGATAGGGCCGGCCGGCGATTTCCTTACCGATTTCGTCGATGACACCCTCGCCGAAACGCAGCCTGACCGGGTTGTGGTAGGTCCACCCTGTCATGGCTTGTCCCCGGCTAGCAGCCTTGCGTTGATGGCCGCGATCACCGGCGAAAGATCGGCGATCGTGTCGATTGTGAAATGGGCTCCCGCGCCGTTCAGCGCGATGCGGGCCGCCTCGCGTCGCGCGGCCTGTTCCGCGTCGTCGAGTGCCAGCCAGTCGGCCAGCGACAGCCCAACCTCATTGCCGCTCGCGATGATGCCGACGGCCCACATTCCGGCGGCGCGGGCCGCGACAAGCCCGGTTGGGCTGTCGTCGACCACAACGCAGGCGCGCACATCAGGTGCACCGAGCGCGAGTGCGTTGGCGAGAACCATATCGGGATAAGGGCGCCCTCGGCTGACGTCGCTGACCGTCACGCAGTGGTCGGGCTCGTAACCTTGCATACTTGCGAGCGGCATAAGTCCGTCCATGACGCTGCGCGGATAGCCTGTGGTGCTGCCGATCGCGATGTTCTGTGCTCGCAGGTGAGCGACCGCCTCAAGCGCGCCGGGAAT
Encoded here:
- a CDS encoding phosphonoacetaldehyde reductase, which encodes MTGWTYHNPVRLRFGEGVIDEIGKEIAGRPYLLVTHPDGPILPWRARVAEQAGDPRGVVDTVTPNPSLTLLRGICQRLAPLDGAIEVIVALGGGSVIDSAKFLAAGHMRFDPVRNYLETGSSMEIPSLPLIAIPTTAGTGSDLTPWATIWDPEADRKLSLARSDLFAQAALVDPVITASLPWGLTLASGLDALSHALESIWNVNANPVTRTFAIEAAHAILTALPRLQNDITDAQARTLLAHGATQAGLAFSNTKTALAHNISYPITLGHGVPHGIACSFCLPEVMMAAAGIDSSCDAALAAIFGTLDDAPVKLRHVLSELGVPRSPAELGIGAADWRLILENAFAGPRGRNFIAPIGRYPSSEVG
- a CDS encoding carbohydrate ABC transporter permease, whose amino-acid sequence is MVHDARLSTRVLRAAGILAVLTWSLAPILLVVTSAFKEPRQIFEVPFRVFFIPTAENFETLARLNPEFFSGLRNSLIVTVFTVLLTLCASFGAGYVYARTKETAYKVSAVFMLVVRMLPPIVVTVPLFPVVNWLALNDSHLILILLYAAFYVSLGAWMMRSFVAQIPIELEEAAAIDGATLWQVLRLVVLPLAAQGLVALTLFVVVFAWNEYVFAMIFTMNNARTAPVVIGEMLSTAEGVQWGAVFAAATIQLVPVVLIVLALQRFLIAGLTAGAVKS
- a CDS encoding sugar ABC transporter permease; the encoded protein is MIAEIARRIDIGPLRRDASLLDRQRRPQTRHGFYVLLLLPALLLLVALLATPAVYIVWLSFQKSTLGQEPAFVGLANYGALIADSAFWRAVWNTFAVVNVIVYGELAFGLAVAVLLRRVEIGRKLIIAAIIAPYAITESSGIVMWRFMMEPDVGIASRLLDGLGLVLPWDSEPWAGLALACLIAIWHHMPFTFLILYAALLSVPKETQEAAAIDGATAWQRFWRVEVPIIMPAILVAILFRYIFAIRLFGEVWLLTRGGPARLTEVLAIYLYRETFQYRNFGLASAAGVCMLLLSLLIALPYLYRMAKEVRRGA
- the phnX gene encoding phosphonoacetaldehyde hydrolase; this translates as MMAIADGQRPQPLLGKAFRGPVSAVIFDWAGTVLDFGCIAPVAAFREAFAEEGLSISEAEARAPMGAAKREHIALILAQPDVSRRWRAEKGHIASETDIDRLYAAFLRIDAVNCARYSALIPGALEAVAHLRAQNIAIGSTTGYPRSVMDGLMPLASMQGYEPDHCVTVSDVSRGRPYPDMVLANALALGAPDVRACVVVDDSPTGLVAARAAGMWAVGIIASGNEVGLSLADWLALDDAEQAARREAARIALNGAGAHFTIDTIADLSPVIAAINARLLAGDKP